A portion of the Pseudoxanthomonas sp. JBR18 genome contains these proteins:
- a CDS encoding portal protein — MTELTELRQHCDRRKTAMRDELNDWLPDWRQISEYIDPARGRFQEKDGKPCKRNRTKIINSKATEVLRVMTAGMTSHMTSKAQPWFKLATPDAQLSELFGVRVWLDEVAQLIRDTLAKSNFYKAMPVVYTEDGMFGVAPMLVLQDNDEVVRFYSLTAGTYAIGLDDQGRVDSLWRCYQKTARQLKDRYGEDKLPVAVRHALKQNGDQKFTVESLIEANPDARPGMGPLGLQAPKFRPYREVVWIVGQQGDGHGILDIGGHYEAPFVVARWNPVAEDIYSASPALDCLGDIKQLQYLEGEKLRLIDLLGKPPLSLPESLRNKGASLAPGAKTYLPDDAHGAKAEVLYQPSYAALQQVREEIATIETRIENAFFYNLFLMLQQLGDQTGRTAYEIAQRREEKAAVLGPTLESLTDEVLDPVVVRVYRLLERAGRIPEAPEALNNIPLKIEYTSILAQAQRANTNGTIERAVMFIGNLAQATGSPDVLDKLDADQTVDVYTRGIDVPASMIRSDDAVAGIREARAQRERMAQLAQMAPALKDGAQAVKAASDAVPQEGSIAQTLSTALAGGAQ; from the coding sequence ATGACCGAGCTCACCGAACTGCGGCAGCACTGTGATCGCCGCAAGACGGCGATGCGCGATGAGCTGAACGATTGGCTTCCTGACTGGCGCCAGATCTCCGAATACATCGACCCGGCACGCGGCCGCTTCCAAGAGAAGGACGGCAAGCCGTGCAAGCGGAACCGCACGAAGATCATCAACAGCAAGGCGACCGAGGTGCTGCGGGTGATGACCGCGGGCATGACCTCGCACATGACCAGCAAGGCGCAGCCCTGGTTCAAGCTGGCCACCCCGGATGCGCAGCTGTCGGAGCTGTTCGGTGTGCGCGTGTGGCTCGACGAGGTGGCCCAGCTGATCCGCGACACCCTGGCCAAGTCGAACTTCTACAAGGCCATGCCGGTGGTCTACACCGAGGACGGCATGTTCGGCGTCGCGCCCATGCTGGTGCTCCAGGACAATGACGAGGTGGTGCGGTTCTATTCGCTGACTGCCGGCACCTATGCCATCGGCCTGGACGATCAGGGCCGCGTGGACAGCCTCTGGCGCTGCTACCAGAAGACCGCGCGCCAGCTCAAGGACCGCTATGGCGAGGACAAGCTGCCCGTGGCGGTGCGCCACGCCCTGAAGCAGAACGGCGACCAGAAGTTCACCGTGGAGTCGCTGATCGAGGCGAACCCCGACGCCCGCCCTGGCATGGGACCGCTGGGCCTGCAGGCGCCGAAGTTCCGGCCCTACCGCGAGGTGGTCTGGATCGTGGGCCAGCAGGGCGATGGCCACGGCATCCTGGACATCGGTGGGCATTACGAGGCGCCGTTCGTGGTGGCGCGGTGGAACCCGGTTGCCGAGGACATCTACTCGGCCTCGCCAGCGCTGGACTGCTTGGGCGACATCAAGCAGCTCCAGTACCTGGAGGGCGAAAAGCTTCGGCTGATCGACCTGCTGGGCAAGCCGCCGCTGTCGCTGCCCGAGTCGCTGCGCAACAAAGGCGCAAGCCTGGCCCCGGGCGCCAAGACCTACCTGCCAGACGATGCCCATGGCGCGAAGGCCGAGGTGCTGTATCAGCCGAGTTACGCCGCCCTGCAGCAGGTGCGCGAGGAGATCGCCACGATCGAAACCCGCATCGAGAACGCGTTTTTCTACAACCTGTTCCTGATGCTGCAACAGCTCGGCGATCAGACCGGCCGCACCGCCTACGAGATCGCGCAGCGCCGCGAGGAAAAGGCCGCAGTGCTCGGGCCGACGCTGGAGTCGCTGACCGACGAGGTGCTGGACCCGGTCGTGGTGCGCGTCTACCGGCTGCTGGAGCGCGCCGGCCGCATCCCGGAGGCGCCCGAGGCGCTGAACAACATCCCGCTGAAGATCGAATACACCTCGATCCTTGCCCAGGCGCAGCGGGCAAACACCAATGGCACGATCGAGCGCGCCGTCATGTTCATCGGAAATCTGGCGCAGGCCACCGGCAGCCCGGACGTGCTGGACAAGCTGGACGCGGATCAGACCGTCGATGTCTACACGCGCGGGATCGATGTCCCGGCGTCGATGATCCGCTCCGACGACGCGGTGGCCGGCATCCGCGAGGCGCGCGCGCAGCGGGAGCGGATGGCGCAGCTGGCCCAGATGGCGCCGGCGCTCAAGGACGGTGCTCAGGCGGTCAAGGCGGCCAGTGACGCCGTGCCGCAGGAAGGATCGATCGCGCAGACGCTGAGCACCGCGCTTGCTGGAGGCGCCCAGTGA
- a CDS encoding terminase — protein MNAQLAADPEQELIEAVASFQLDPLGYVLFVFPWGEKGTALEGKTLRKWQRKFLARVGEKLRAGAADAGEVIRMARASGHGIGKSALVAMLIKWAFDTFEDTRGVVTANTDNQLRTKTWAEVSKWHEMSLTQHWSTLTATALISKAPGHDKTWRIDAVPWSESNTEAFAGLHNEGKRLLLIFDEASAIADKVWEVAEGALTDKDTEIIWAAFGNPTRNTGEFRECFRKHARRWDCEQIDTRTVEGTNLVEMQAMVDEYGEDSDRVKVRIRGLFPSMSAKQFISEKDVDAAYGRHLRPEQYNFAPKILTLDPAWEGDDELVFGLRQGLMFRVLRTMGKNDNDVLVATILAQLEDEHKADAVFIDAGYGTGIKSVGTTWQRDWRLVWFAADAGDRGCLNKRAEMWKLTRDWLKEGAAIEEDPQLRDELTAPETVARLDGKIQIESKKDMKKRGQPSPNRADALVISFAYPVQAKPRFPDGTPMAIRDQDNYAAGNADGPYNPMR, from the coding sequence GTGAACGCACAGCTGGCGGCTGATCCCGAGCAGGAGCTGATCGAGGCGGTCGCCTCGTTCCAACTGGACCCGCTGGGCTACGTGCTGTTCGTCTTCCCCTGGGGGGAGAAGGGCACGGCCCTGGAGGGCAAGACGCTGCGCAAGTGGCAGCGCAAGTTCCTGGCCAGGGTCGGCGAGAAGCTGCGCGCGGGAGCTGCCGATGCGGGCGAGGTGATCCGCATGGCCCGGGCGTCCGGCCACGGTATCGGCAAGTCCGCGCTGGTGGCGATGCTCATCAAGTGGGCTTTCGACACCTTCGAGGACACGCGCGGGGTCGTCACGGCCAACACCGACAACCAGCTCAGGACCAAGACCTGGGCCGAGGTGTCCAAGTGGCACGAGATGAGCTTGACGCAGCACTGGTCGACGCTGACGGCCACGGCGCTGATCAGCAAGGCGCCCGGGCACGACAAGACCTGGCGCATCGACGCGGTGCCCTGGTCGGAGAGCAACACCGAGGCGTTCGCCGGCCTGCACAACGAAGGCAAGCGGCTGCTGCTGATCTTCGACGAGGCGTCCGCCATCGCCGACAAGGTGTGGGAGGTGGCCGAGGGTGCGCTTACGGACAAGGACACAGAGATCATCTGGGCCGCGTTCGGCAACCCGACCCGCAACACCGGCGAGTTCCGCGAGTGCTTCCGCAAGCACGCCCGGCGCTGGGACTGCGAGCAGATCGACACCCGGACGGTGGAAGGCACCAACTTGGTCGAAATGCAGGCCATGGTGGACGAGTACGGCGAGGACTCGGACCGGGTCAAGGTCCGTATCCGCGGCCTGTTCCCGTCGATGTCGGCCAAGCAGTTCATCTCCGAGAAGGACGTGGATGCGGCCTACGGGCGGCACCTGCGGCCGGAACAGTACAACTTCGCGCCGAAGATCCTGACGCTGGACCCGGCCTGGGAGGGCGACGACGAGCTGGTGTTCGGCCTGCGGCAGGGCCTGATGTTCCGCGTGCTGCGGACCATGGGAAAGAACGACAACGACGTGCTGGTGGCCACGATCCTGGCGCAGCTTGAGGACGAGCACAAAGCCGATGCGGTGTTCATCGACGCCGGCTACGGCACGGGCATCAAGTCGGTCGGCACGACCTGGCAGCGCGACTGGCGCCTGGTCTGGTTCGCGGCTGATGCCGGCGACCGGGGTTGCCTGAACAAGCGCGCCGAGATGTGGAAGCTGACCCGTGACTGGCTCAAGGAAGGCGCGGCGATCGAGGAGGATCCGCAGCTGCGCGACGAGCTGACGGCCCCGGAAACCGTCGCCCGCCTGGACGGGAAGATCCAGATCGAGAGCAAGAAGGACATGAAGAAGCGCGGGCAGCCCTCGCCGAACCGGGCCGATGCGCTGGTGATTTCGTTCGCCTACCCGGTCCAGGCAAAGCCTCGCTTCCCGGACGGCACGCCGATGGCCATCCGCGATCAAGACAACTACGCCGCCGGCAATGCCGATGGCCCCTACAACCCGATGAGGTGA
- a CDS encoding lysozyme, translated as MTTKKPTGKKTAVGGAITAAVLAAAALFVQPWEGREFKPYRDAVGVLTACDGHTGPDIQAGKTYTAAECDVWLMSDIGRAYSQVRLCISVPLNQNQAVAFTSAAYNLGPSVVCGSTLQRKANAGDLAGACAQLDRWVYAKGQKLRGLVRRRAAERALCES; from the coding sequence ATGACCACGAAGAAGCCGACCGGCAAAAAGACCGCCGTCGGCGGGGCGATTACGGCCGCCGTCCTGGCTGCCGCGGCGCTCTTCGTGCAGCCGTGGGAAGGCCGCGAGTTCAAGCCGTACCGCGATGCTGTGGGCGTGCTGACCGCATGCGACGGGCATACCGGCCCGGACATCCAGGCAGGCAAGACCTACACCGCGGCCGAGTGCGACGTCTGGCTGATGAGTGACATAGGCCGCGCCTACAGCCAGGTGCGTCTGTGCATCTCTGTGCCGCTGAACCAGAACCAGGCCGTCGCGTTCACCTCGGCGGCCTACAACCTCGGCCCCAGCGTGGTCTGCGGCTCGACCCTGCAGCGCAAGGCAAACGCGGGCGACCTGGCCGGAGCCTGCGCCCAGTTGGACCGGTGGGTCTACGCCAAGGGCCAGAAGCTGCGCGGCCTGGTGCGGCGCCGCGCCGCGGAGCGTGCGCTATGCGAAAGCTGA
- a CDS encoding DUF968 domain-containing protein — protein sequence MIRDLMRLPKLRSEAYLGWVRSLPCCGCGVQGRVHAHHCIADRYGSSKHSDLACMPLCPDCHTELHSDWPAWEARQGAQWRHVFQTLDRAASMGVLVVDARAAKELA from the coding sequence ATGATCCGCGACCTGATGAGGCTGCCGAAGCTGCGCAGCGAGGCCTACCTGGGCTGGGTGAGGTCGTTGCCGTGCTGCGGCTGCGGGGTGCAGGGCAGGGTGCACGCCCATCACTGCATCGCCGACCGGTATGGCAGCAGCAAGCACAGCGACCTGGCCTGCATGCCCCTATGCCCGGACTGCCACACCGAGCTGCATTCCGACTGGCCGGCATGGGAGGCGCGACAAGGCGCCCAGTGGCGGCACGTTTTCCAAACCCTAGACCGCGCGGCCTCAATGGGCGTGCTGGTCGTTGATGCCCGAGCGGCTAAGGAGCTGGCGTGA
- a CDS encoding recombination protein NinB, which translates to MTRKQQKMLNAVCGDLEQINWHGHRLDKDDWRHTLAGTVLGFRFVPGINTGQGQPGLVMLGRSSLDLSKTQAAEAINLGLDIGDRPEDQGLRCKPVRWSDVVLLGQGFNPRDFREAA; encoded by the coding sequence ATGACCCGCAAGCAGCAGAAGATGCTAAACGCTGTCTGCGGCGACTTGGAACAGATCAACTGGCACGGCCACCGGCTGGATAAGGACGACTGGCGCCACACGCTCGCCGGCACGGTGCTTGGCTTCCGTTTCGTGCCAGGGATCAACACGGGGCAGGGACAGCCGGGGCTGGTGATGCTGGGCCGGTCAAGCTTGGACCTGTCGAAAACTCAGGCGGCCGAGGCGATCAATCTCGGCCTCGACATCGGCGATAGGCCAGAAGACCAGGGGCTGCGCTGCAAGCCTGTCCGATGGTCGGACGTTGTCCTGCTGGGGCAGGGCTTCAACCCGCGAGATTTCCGGGAGGCCGCATGA
- a CDS encoding DNA cytosine methyltransferase, with protein sequence MRYGSACSGMEAAHLAWAPLGWTTAWVAELDPAPCALLAYRLPEVPNLGDMTTIPERVRAGVVEATEVFIAGTPCQSFSVAGARRSLADSRGNLALTYCEIVNAIDDVRRARSEQECIAVWENVPGVLSTGDNAFGCFLGELAGEECALIPPGDRWPDAGVVVGPRRTLAWRVLDAQYFGLAQRRRRVFVVASARDGFDPFQVLFEPQGVQRDSAPRREAGAGSAVGALVGTSPGGGWRIGPDEAAAGHLIKAFGGNNTSGPIDVATARNACASASGRMDFESETFLVQEVAHTLRADGFDASEDGTGRGTPLVPVAFAHQGGGVQTTLGYDPHLGTTPTLSVGQTPAVHAGAQVRRLTPIECERLQGAPDNHTLIPNAKGKPMADGPRYKMLGNSFAVPVIRWIGQKIQAAEAFAQQLKEVA encoded by the coding sequence ATGAGGTACGGAAGCGCCTGTAGCGGCATGGAGGCAGCGCATCTGGCGTGGGCCCCGCTGGGGTGGACGACTGCGTGGGTCGCGGAACTTGACCCGGCACCATGCGCGCTGCTGGCCTACCGCCTGCCCGAGGTGCCAAACCTCGGAGACATGACGACCATCCCCGAGCGGGTGCGGGCCGGGGTGGTCGAGGCGACCGAAGTGTTCATCGCGGGGACGCCGTGTCAGTCGTTCAGCGTGGCTGGCGCCCGCCGCTCACTTGCCGATTCCCGAGGAAACCTTGCCCTCACCTACTGCGAGATAGTCAATGCAATTGACGATGTTCGACGCGCTCGAAGCGAGCAAGAATGCATCGCCGTGTGGGAGAACGTCCCCGGCGTCCTTTCGACGGGGGACAACGCCTTCGGATGTTTCCTTGGTGAGTTGGCTGGGGAAGAATGTGCGCTTATCCCGCCAGGGGATCGGTGGCCGGACGCTGGTGTTGTCGTTGGCCCAAGGCGAACTCTCGCCTGGCGTGTACTCGACGCCCAATACTTCGGCCTGGCCCAACGACGCCGCCGTGTGTTCGTTGTCGCAAGTGCTCGAGACGGGTTCGATCCCTTCCAGGTACTTTTTGAGCCCCAGGGCGTGCAGCGGGATTCTGCGCCGCGCCGAGAAGCGGGGGCGGGATCTGCCGTTGGCGCTCTCGTTGGCACTTCGCCAGGTGGCGGATGGCGCATCGGACCAGATGAAGCCGCTGCAGGACACCTGATCAAGGCGTTCGGGGGAAACAACACATCCGGCCCGATTGATGTGGCGACGGCACGCAACGCATGCGCCAGCGCCAGCGGCAGGATGGACTTTGAATCCGAGACGTTCCTGGTACAGGAAGTGGCTCACACCCTGCGCGCCGATGGGTTCGACGCCAGCGAGGACGGAACGGGGCGCGGCACGCCGCTGGTGCCGGTGGCCTTCGCGCACCAAGGCGGCGGCGTGCAAACCACGCTTGGCTACGACCCGCACCTAGGCACTACGCCCACACTTTCGGTAGGCCAGACGCCGGCCGTGCACGCCGGCGCGCAGGTCCGCCGTCTGACTCCCATCGAGTGCGAGCGCCTGCAGGGCGCGCCGGACAACCACACGCTGATCCCGAACGCCAAGGGCAAGCCGATGGCCGACGGCCCGCGCTACAAGATGCTGGGCAACTCGTTCGCGGTGCCGGTGATCCGCTGGATCGGACAGAAGATCCAGGCGGCCGAAGCCTTCGCTCAGCAGTTGAAGGAGGTCGCATGA
- a CDS encoding endonuclease domain-containing protein, translating into MTALFRCSRCQVEKPRDAMSKRASRPNGLHGWCKACMNTRKRERKGSPEQRAKWGLKTRYGLTPADVDAMRERQGGVCGICRQPMNRECVDHDHESGKVRGLLCHPCNVKLHSLDRWPHYLAALDYLERTQ; encoded by the coding sequence ATGACCGCGCTGTTCCGCTGCTCGCGCTGCCAAGTCGAGAAGCCGCGCGATGCCATGTCCAAGCGCGCCAGCAGACCCAATGGCCTGCATGGCTGGTGCAAAGCGTGCATGAACACCCGCAAGCGGGAGCGCAAGGGAAGCCCCGAGCAACGGGCAAAGTGGGGGCTCAAGACCCGCTATGGACTCACGCCTGCCGACGTGGACGCCATGCGCGAGCGCCAGGGCGGCGTATGCGGCATCTGCCGGCAACCCATGAACCGCGAGTGCGTGGATCACGACCACGAAAGCGGGAAAGTGCGCGGCCTGCTTTGCCACCCGTGCAACGTGAAGCTGCACTCCCTTGATCGCTGGCCTCACTACTTGGCCGCGCTCGACTACTTGGAGCGCACCCAATGA
- a CDS encoding YdaU family protein, producing the protein MSEDAAINYYEHHIGDYAAATAHLSLIEDALFSRMLRRYYLQETPLPGDVAQVARLCGARSPDEVAAVGVVLDEFFHLEDDGWHNKRADEEIERYRAKVDAARENGKKGGRPPKKPKETQPFLPAFDLETQPKAHQTPDTNHQEEQKQKRVAPSAPSPSDLFPDVDPGHLRDWVAARKAKKLPLTETAAKGFRRAAEKAGMSVADAVKFCAEKGWAGLHADFAMPHGRAGPPAAQPPSKTLAAIQKLQGMKHGNVDPQRNHGRPEPPALPEP; encoded by the coding sequence ATATCGGAGGATGCCGCCATTAATTACTACGAGCACCACATCGGCGACTACGCGGCAGCCACGGCGCACCTGTCCTTGATCGAGGACGCGCTGTTCAGCCGCATGCTCCGTCGCTACTACCTCCAAGAGACTCCGCTTCCTGGTGATGTCGCCCAGGTTGCGCGCCTGTGCGGGGCGCGATCGCCGGATGAGGTGGCAGCCGTGGGTGTGGTGCTCGATGAGTTTTTCCACCTGGAAGACGACGGCTGGCACAACAAGCGCGCCGACGAGGAAATCGAGCGATACCGGGCAAAGGTTGATGCCGCCCGGGAGAACGGGAAGAAGGGCGGGCGCCCCCCGAAGAAACCCAAAGAAACCCAACCCTTTTTACCGGCTTTCGATTTGGAAACCCAACCGAAAGCTCACCAGACACCAGACACCAATCACCAAGAAGAGCAAAAGCAAAAACGGGTCGCGCCGAGCGCGCCAAGTCCATCCGACCTGTTCCCCGATGTCGATCCAGGGCACCTGCGGGACTGGGTGGCTGCCCGGAAGGCCAAGAAGCTCCCGCTGACAGAGACGGCTGCGAAAGGCTTCCGGCGTGCTGCGGAAAAGGCGGGCATGTCCGTGGCCGACGCTGTGAAGTTCTGCGCGGAGAAGGGCTGGGCAGGGCTGCATGCCGACTTCGCTATGCCGCATGGGCGCGCTGGACCGCCAGCTGCTCAGCCCCCCAGTAAGACCCTCGCAGCAATCCAGAAACTCCAAGGAATGAAGCATGGAAACGTGGATCCACAACGAAATCATGGACGGCCTGAGCCGCCTGCTCTGCCTGAGCCTTGA
- a CDS encoding HNH endonuclease, translated as MSADQFCRPVSGFPGYFVTDAGQIVSCRGGTPRLLVWSIKSTGYPAVSLCRLGDTLTKSVHSLVADAFLGPRPEGYVCRHLDGNPQNPSVNNLAYGTPAENEADKERHGRRVRGEQVHGSRLTAADVAEIRDLYAKGVQYSELLIRWPINPANMHAAVHGYTWKHIPVPDYSCRKTIYRDGHHNRGQRHGMAKLTEADACKAIEMIASGMKSDAIAADLGVSRQTIAHIAAGRTWAHLPRPAALRATACMAAKARLHIGGCRH; from the coding sequence ATGAGCGCCGATCAGTTCTGCCGCCCGGTGTCAGGATTCCCTGGCTATTTCGTTACGGATGCGGGGCAAATTGTTTCCTGTCGCGGTGGCACCCCACGCCTTCTTGTTTGGAGCATCAAGAGCACCGGATACCCGGCTGTCTCGTTATGTCGCCTAGGCGATACGCTCACTAAGAGCGTTCATTCCCTGGTTGCTGATGCGTTCCTGGGCCCACGCCCTGAGGGCTACGTTTGCCGTCACCTTGATGGCAACCCGCAGAACCCATCCGTAAACAACCTCGCCTACGGCACACCTGCTGAAAACGAGGCTGACAAGGAGCGGCACGGCCGGCGTGTCCGTGGCGAGCAAGTACATGGCTCGCGATTGACCGCCGCCGATGTTGCTGAAATCCGAGATCTGTACGCAAAGGGCGTGCAGTACTCCGAGCTGCTGATTCGCTGGCCAATCAACCCCGCGAACATGCATGCCGCTGTGCATGGGTACACCTGGAAGCACATTCCTGTGCCTGACTACAGCTGCAGGAAGACGATCTACCGGGATGGGCACCACAACCGAGGCCAGCGCCATGGCATGGCGAAGCTGACCGAGGCTGATGCGTGCAAGGCGATTGAAATGATCGCATCGGGTATGAAGTCTGACGCGATCGCTGCGGATCTTGGTGTCTCTCGCCAGACCATCGCCCACATAGCCGCTGGCCGCACCTGGGCGCATCTTCCCCGGCCGGCTGCATTGAGGGCTACCGCTTGCATGGCGGCTAAGGCGCGCCTCCATATCGGAGGATGCCGCCATTAA
- a CDS encoding helix-turn-helix transcriptional regulator produces the protein MPSPKNAPFDVLRLCNSERDAVLVSIRISKLSQKEIAARVGVSKQALSKWVREGIPGGRVRAFCNATGTLLVQQYLAMHRAMREASGVRCENDRIGEIAAIAMGEVA, from the coding sequence GTGCCATCCCCGAAGAACGCGCCGTTCGACGTGCTACGCCTGTGCAACAGCGAGCGCGACGCGGTGCTGGTCTCGATCCGCATCTCCAAGCTGTCGCAGAAGGAGATCGCGGCCCGGGTGGGGGTGAGCAAGCAGGCACTGTCCAAGTGGGTCCGCGAGGGCATCCCTGGTGGCCGCGTGCGGGCCTTCTGCAACGCCACCGGCACGCTGCTGGTCCAGCAGTACCTCGCCATGCACCGCGCCATGCGCGAGGCCTCCGGCGTGCGCTGCGAGAACGACCGCATCGGCGAGATCGCCGCGATCGCGATGGGGGAGGTCGCATGA
- a CDS encoding YdaS family helix-turn-helix protein: MDILSFRKTHGLSQSALAAYLTERGVAATQGLVSQWEKGATIPAERVVEIERATEGAVQRGDLRPDLWPADSSEAA, translated from the coding sequence ATGGACATCCTTTCCTTCCGTAAGACCCATGGCCTGTCCCAGTCGGCCCTTGCCGCCTACCTGACAGAACGCGGCGTTGCCGCGACCCAGGGCCTCGTCTCCCAATGGGAGAAGGGCGCCACGATCCCGGCCGAACGCGTCGTGGAGATCGAACGCGCGACCGAGGGAGCCGTGCAACGCGGTGACTTGCGTCCCGACCTCTGGCCTGCGGACAGCAGCGAGGCGGCCTGA
- a CDS encoding S24 family peptidase: MSQYLGGKIPMNYLTLHGFCRLLGIEASSIRTDLPEQQLGIEPDTSDWADVEGFQANIALGDGAANEEWQEAHKLKFRASSLRRQGLFPGNLQVFYGRGDSMEPRIHDGDAILVDRSDTRPVDDGIFMLENEDGAYAKRLSKIDGRWFVTSDNGHDPKWRKPVALEGRKPFKILGRVRWVGSWVK, encoded by the coding sequence GTGTCCCAGTACCTGGGCGGCAAGATCCCTATGAACTACCTCACCCTGCACGGCTTCTGCCGCCTGCTGGGCATCGAGGCCTCGTCTATCCGCACTGACTTGCCCGAGCAGCAGCTGGGCATCGAGCCTGACACCAGCGACTGGGCCGACGTCGAAGGCTTCCAGGCCAACATCGCACTGGGCGACGGCGCGGCCAATGAGGAATGGCAGGAGGCGCACAAGTTGAAGTTCCGCGCGTCCAGCCTGCGCCGGCAGGGCCTGTTCCCAGGCAACCTCCAGGTGTTCTACGGCCGCGGCGATTCCATGGAGCCACGCATCCACGACGGCGACGCGATCCTGGTCGACCGCAGTGACACGCGCCCGGTGGACGACGGCATCTTCATGCTGGAAAACGAGGACGGCGCCTACGCCAAGCGCCTGAGCAAGATCGACGGCCGATGGTTCGTCACCAGCGACAACGGGCACGACCCGAAGTGGCGCAAGCCGGTGGCATTAGAGGGGCGCAAGCCCTTCAAGATCCTGGGTCGCGTGCGTTGGGTGGGGAGTTGGGTTAAGTGA